CATCAACGCGGAGAAGTGCTCGACGAGCTGCGGCTCAGGCACCGGCGCGTCGGGAAGGACGGACATCAGCCAGCTCAGCTGCCGGCCGGCGGGAGTGTCGGGGATGGGGACGTCGCGCGTGGCGGCGGACGGGGTGAAGGCGGTGGCGGTGACGGAGGTCGCGGTGAAGGGGGTGGCCGCCGACGGGGTCGGGGAGGCCAGTGCCGAGGGCGCGGCGGCGCACGCCGTCAGCAGCAGCGAGGAGGCGGTCACGGAGACGGCAACGGATCTCATGCCCCCATGCAAGCGAGCAGGGCCTCGCGCGCCCACCAGGCCAGCCGCATCGTCAAGTGTGCGGTTAACCTCATAGACTCCCCCCGGCTTTCTCACCACGATGGGTGCTCATGGGTTCGAGGTTGATGGCCGGGCTCCTCGCGGTGATCGCCGTCGCGAGCCTGACCGCCGGCGCGCTGCTGGAGTCGGGGCTGCCCCCGCCTCCGTCCCAGCTCGCCTTCATCCTGCTCGGCTTCGTCACTCCCGCACTCGGCTGGCTGCTGGCCGTCAGGCGGCCCTTCAGCCCCTACGGCTGGCTGCTGCTGGCCACCGCGGTGTCCCTGGGCCTCGGCTCGCTCGGCGTCGGCATCGCGCTCAGGGCCGGGCCGCCCGCGGGCGTGCCCGGCTGGCTGACGGCGCTGTTCGCCGTGTACTTCGGGTTGAACTCGATCTTCGTGCCGCTGCTGTTCCCCGAAGGGCGGCTGCCTTCCAGAAGGTGGCGGCCCGTCGCGTGGATCTCGGCGGGCACGATCGCCGCCCACGCGCTCGGCGTCGCGCTGGCGTGGCCGCTCTCGGGACCGTGGACCCCGCCCGTGTCGATACCGGCGGCCGTCGTGGGCGGGCTCGGGCAGGCCCTTTCGTGGGTCATGGCCCTCATCGTGCTGGTGGGACTGGTCGTACGCTGGCGGCGCAGCGCGGTCACCGAGCGCGGGCAGTACGCGTGGGTGGTCGCAGGCGCGATCGCCAACGCCGTGTCCTTCGTCTCGCTCACGGTCTTCATCGTGGGCGGCGATGCCGGATGGGGAGTGGCCGGGGTGGCCGGCACCCTCGGGTCGCTGCCCGCCGCGATCGGCGTCGCGGTCGTCCGCCACCGGCTCCTCGACATCAAGATCGGGATTCGGGGCTCCCGGCTGCTGTTCGTCTTCGACGTGCGGCCCTCGGTCGGCGAGGTGCTCTCCAGCCTGGGCTCGGCCATGGAGGAGCGCCCCGAGCCGGTGGCGCTGATCGGCAGGCTGGCGGCGGCCGTGCGCTCGGCGCTCGCCACCACCTGGGCGGCCGTACGGCTGGCCGACGGCACCCGCGTCGTCGCGGGAACGGAGGAGGGTCCCGCCGCGCTCGTCGTGCCGGTCAGGGGCGGGCTCGGCCAGCTGGAGTGCGGTCCAAGGGAGCGCGGCAGGCTCACCGCCGAGGACCGCCGCTTCCTCGAGGCGCTGGCCGTACCGGCGGGGCTGGCCATCCAGAGCGAAGGGCTGGCCGCGCGCCTGGTCAACGCCCAGGAGGCCGAGCGGCGGCGCATCGAACGCAACATCCACGACGGCGTGCAGCAGCAGCTCGTCGCCCTGATCGCCGGGCTCGAACTGGCCAGGGCCACGGGCGGCGGCGCCGAACTGCTCGCCGAGCTGCGCGAGCAGGCCCGCCAGACCCTCACCGACCTGCGCGAGCTCGCCGCCGGGATCCACCCCTCCGCGCTCGGGCAGGGCGGTCTGGTCGAGGCGGTCGAGGAGCGCTGCGCGAAGTTGCCGGTGCCCACCAAGGTGAGCGCGGGCGAGGGCCTGCGCGCCACCCGCTTCTCCGACGAGGTGGAGGGCGCGATGTACTTCACCGTCAGCGAGGCCGTGACCAACGCGCTCAAGCACGCCGCCGCCACGCGAATAGAGGTCAGGCTCGACCGAGAGGGCGGCCGTCTGCGCGCCCGCGTCGTCGACGACGGCAGGGGCTTCGACCCCGCCACCACCGCGCGGCGCGGCCTGGCCACGCTCGCCGACCGCCTCGACGCCCTTGGCGGAGGGCTGGACCTGCAGGCCGGTTCGGGAAGGGGAACGCGGATGACGGCGTGGGTGCCGGTCGATGGGTGAGCGGCTGCGCACGGTGGTGGCCGACGACCACTACCTGGTGCGGGAGGGGACCAGACGGCTGCTCGAGCTGTCGGGCGAGGTCAGCGTCGTGGGAGCGGTCGGCGACGCCGACGAGCTGCTCGACGCGGTGCGCAGGCTGGGCCCCGACGTCGTCGTCACCGACATCCGGATGCCTGGCGGCGCGTGGCGGGCCGGTTTCGAGGGCATCGACGCCGCCCACCGCGTCCACGCCGAGCATCCGGGTGTCGGCGTGGTGGTGCTGTCGCAGTACTCCGACGCGCTGTTCGCCTTCGAGCTGTTCAAGCACGGCACCGAGGGCTTCGCCTACCTGCTCAAGGACCGGGTGGGCGACCTGGAGGAGCTGCTCGGCGCGATCAGGGCGGTCGCCTCCGGCGGGTCGGTGATCGACCCCAAGGTCGTGGAGGGCCTGCTGGCCAGGCGGGCGGTGCGGGCCGAGCAGGAGGAGCTGACGCCGCGCGAGCGCGACGTGCTGCGCGAGATGGCCAGGGGGAGGTCGAACGGCGGGATCGCGCGGGCCCTGCACCTGTCGGTGTCGTCGGTGGAGAAGAACGTCAACGCCATCTTCACCAAGCTGGGCCTGGAGAACAGCGGCGACGTCCACCGTCGCGTCGCCGCCGTCCTCGCCTACCTGGGGCCGTGACCCCCGGTCACTTCTTCAGACCCGCCTGGCCGAAGGTCGCGGGGATGTCGAGAGAGCTCCACCGCGTCACCGGCCACATGATCACGAACGCTCTGCCCAGCACGTTGTCGACCGGGATCGTGCCGCCGCCAGGGTCGCCGATGTGGCCCCGCGAGTCGTAGGAGACCGAGCGGTGGTCGCCCATCACCCACAGCCTCCCCGCGGGCACCTTCACCTCGAACTGCCGGTCGGAGGCCTCGTCACCGGGGAAGAGGTAGCTCGACTCGTCCAGCGGCACGCCGTTGACGGTGATGCGGCCCTTGGAGTCGCAGCACTTGACGGTGTCGCCCGCCACGCCGATGACCCGCTTGATGTAGTCCTTCTCGCCCGGCACCAGGCCGAACAGCTCGCCCACCCAGCGCAGCGCGCCGGTGACCGGGTTGGTCGGCTCCTCGGTGACGACCTCGGGGTCCCACGAGTCTTCGCCGTTGAAGACGATGACGTCGCCGCGCTCGATGTCGCGCGTGTGGTAGACGAGCTTGTTCACCAGCACCCTGTCGTTGATCAGCAGGGTGTTCTCCATCGACTCCGACGGGATGTAGAACGGCTGGACGATGAACGTCTTGATCAGCAGAGCGAGGCCGAGAGCCACGACGACGAGGATCGGCAGCTCCTTCCACGAGGAGCCCTTCTTCTTGTTGCTCTTGCCGCCCTCGGCGCGTTGCTGCGCGTCTTCACCGATCACGTCCACCTCGTCCCCCCGGAAGGCGTTTCGTCGCCATGGTTGATGCTTCCATCATCGCTGATGGGACAGCTCAGCTTCCTGATCTCACGCCGAACAGTCAATTCGAATCCTCTCGTGCTCCGCGTCAAGTCGGCGTATGCCCGCCTTTGTGGAGCGCGGCCGTCCCGCGTGGACGGGGAGCCGCGCCGCGGCGGGCCACGGCGGCGGAACCGGGGGTGGGGTGGGCGGCCGCGGGCGGAAGGCTCGCGTGCGCGAGGCGGATGGCGGAGATCGCTTCACTCGGCACGCCCATCCCGCGATGATACCGCCGGGAGCCGCGTCCCAGCGGTTCACCCGCCCGCGGACAGCGGAAAGGCCCATGGGCGCGGGTTCGCGCCCATGGGCCTGTCCACGAGCCCTGCGCCGGGTCGCGGCGCGCCCATGGCCGGCGGCGGGCGAGGGAGGTTGTCCCGCCGACGAGTCTCGGTCGCTCTCAGCGCAGCGCGGCCGCCTCCGCGGCGAGCCTGCGCACGTGGTCCCAGTCACCGGCCGCCAGCGCGTCGGCGGGGGTGAGCCAGGTGCCGCCCACGCAGCCGACGTTCGGCAGCGCGAGGTAGTCGCGCGCGGTCTCGAGCCTGATGCCGCCCGTGGGACAGAACCTGACGTCGGGC
This window of the Nonomuraea africana genome carries:
- a CDS encoding sensor histidine kinase; translated protein: MGSRLMAGLLAVIAVASLTAGALLESGLPPPPSQLAFILLGFVTPALGWLLAVRRPFSPYGWLLLATAVSLGLGSLGVGIALRAGPPAGVPGWLTALFAVYFGLNSIFVPLLFPEGRLPSRRWRPVAWISAGTIAAHALGVALAWPLSGPWTPPVSIPAAVVGGLGQALSWVMALIVLVGLVVRWRRSAVTERGQYAWVVAGAIANAVSFVSLTVFIVGGDAGWGVAGVAGTLGSLPAAIGVAVVRHRLLDIKIGIRGSRLLFVFDVRPSVGEVLSSLGSAMEERPEPVALIGRLAAAVRSALATTWAAVRLADGTRVVAGTEEGPAALVVPVRGGLGQLECGPRERGRLTAEDRRFLEALAVPAGLAIQSEGLAARLVNAQEAERRRIERNIHDGVQQQLVALIAGLELARATGGGAELLAELREQARQTLTDLRELAAGIHPSALGQGGLVEAVEERCAKLPVPTKVSAGEGLRATRFSDEVEGAMYFTVSEAVTNALKHAAATRIEVRLDREGGRLRARVVDDGRGFDPATTARRGLATLADRLDALGGGLDLQAGSGRGTRMTAWVPVDG
- a CDS encoding response regulator transcription factor; translation: MGERLRTVVADDHYLVREGTRRLLELSGEVSVVGAVGDADELLDAVRRLGPDVVVTDIRMPGGAWRAGFEGIDAAHRVHAEHPGVGVVVLSQYSDALFAFELFKHGTEGFAYLLKDRVGDLEELLGAIRAVASGGSVIDPKVVEGLLARRAVRAEQEELTPRERDVLREMARGRSNGGIARALHLSVSSVEKNVNAIFTKLGLENSGDVHRRVAAVLAYLGP
- the lepB gene encoding signal peptidase I, producing MDVIGEDAQQRAEGGKSNKKKGSSWKELPILVVVALGLALLIKTFIVQPFYIPSESMENTLLINDRVLVNKLVYHTRDIERGDVIVFNGEDSWDPEVVTEEPTNPVTGALRWVGELFGLVPGEKDYIKRVIGVAGDTVKCCDSKGRITVNGVPLDESSYLFPGDEASDRQFEVKVPAGRLWVMGDHRSVSYDSRGHIGDPGGGTIPVDNVLGRAFVIMWPVTRWSSLDIPATFGQAGLKK